One Tripterygium wilfordii isolate XIE 37 chromosome 10, ASM1340144v1, whole genome shotgun sequence DNA segment encodes these proteins:
- the LOC120007540 gene encoding phospholipase SGR2-like isoform X4 yields MREEELLTSWWKEYAECSDGPMGKPNTSKKKDAHMNEICAGGHQSTQVYEVEDERVGVPVKGGLYEVDLVKRHCFPVYWNGENRRVLRGHWFARKGGLDWLPLREDIAEQLEMAYRSQVWHRRTFQPSGLFAARVDLQASTPGLHALFTGEDNTWEAWLNVDASGFSGVISLGGNGIKLRRGFSTSHSSKPSQDELRQQKEEEMDDYCSQVHVRHLVFMVHGIGQRLEKSNLVDDVGNFRHITASLAEQHLTLHQRSRQRVLFIPCQWRKGLTLSGEAAVEKCTLDGVRGLRMTLSATVHDVLYYMSPIYCQDIINSVSNQLNRLYLKFLRRNPGYDGKVSLYGHSLGSVLSYDILCHQENLSSPFPMDWMYKEHVRNEEPSHDMNNQSPTCDSLTDMVDKRSHIPKATEDIVDPVDRESVSPPSTLLVCGERHAELFSSIDEDGLKSLDEATTTHNNDPVIGLNEASEEECKDTCDKEETIKLLEEEVDFLKARIAELEPKCCRSDVLLKENDGVLTTEATQPISVMPPPGHDEPKSYKPYIKYKKLEFKVDTFYAVGSPLGVFLALRNIRIGIGKGQAYWEEETISEEMPACRQMFNIFHPFDPVAYRIEPLVCKEYITKRPVIIPYHRGGKRLHIGFQEFTEDLAARSQAIMNHLKSARVKVLTVCQSRNADIPEEEAEDAEENVERSYGEMMMERLTGSAGRIDHMLQDKTFEHPYLQALGSHTNYWRDNDTALFILKHLYIDIPEDPNSPDESSGCNSKEEETGATAWTEQRDAADEELPLTFSDRQMVKNFSRRVKKFTKTT; encoded by the exons ATG AGGGAGGAGGAGTTGCTCACTAGTTGGTGGAAAGAGTACGCAGAATGTAGTGATGGTCCAATGGGCAAACCTAATACCAGCAAGAAGAAAGATGCACATATGAATGAGATTTGTGCTGGTGGTCATCAATCAACTCAAGTATATGAAGTGGAAGATGAAAGAGTTGGTGTCCCTGTAAAGGGAGGGCTCTATGAG GTAGATCTAGTGAAGAGACATTGTTTCCCTGTTTATTGGAACGGAGAAAATCGGCGTGTTTTAAGAGGCCATTGGTTTGCTCGTAAAGGGGGTCTTGATTGGCTTCCTCTTCGAGAAGATATTGCTGAGCAATTAGAGATGGCATATCGTAGTCAG GTTTGGCACCGAAGAACATTTCAACCATCGGGACTTTTTGCAGCTCGAGTCGATTTGCAAGCGTCTACGCCA GGACTTCATGCACTTTTTACAGGAGAAGATAATACCTGGGAGGCATGGCTTAATGTTGATGCTTCCGGTTTTTCTGGTGTCATCAGTTTGGGTGGAAATGGAATTAAATTAAGGCGTGGTTTCTCGACATCTCACTCATCGAAACCATCTCAG gaTGAGCTACGCCAGCAAAAGGAGGAGGAAATGGATGATTACTGTTCACAG GTTCATGTTCGACACCTGGTATTTATGGTTCATGGAATTGGCCAAAGACTGGAGAAATCTAATTTGGTTGATGATGTTGGCAATTTCCGGCATATCACTGCTAGTCTTGCTGAACAACACCTTACCTTACACCAACGCAGTAGACAAAGAGTCCTTTTTATTCCATGCCAG TGGAGAAAGGGTTTGACGCTTAGTGGTGAAGCTGCAGTTGAAAAATGTACTTTAGATGGGGTACGTGGATTACGCATGACGCTGAGTGCGACAGTTCATGATGTTTTGTACTATATGAGTCCCATCTACTGTCAGGATATAATCAACTCG GTATCAAACCAATTGAAtagattatatttgaaatttctcaGACGAAATCCTGGCTATGATGGAAAG GTCTCCCTATATGGTCATTCTCTGGGTAGTGTCCTCTCCTATGACATCCTCTGCCATCAGGAGAATTTGTCCTCCCCATTTCCAATGGATTGGATGTACAAGGAACATGTGAGGAATGAAGAACCTTCCCATGATATGAATAACCAGTCTCCTACCTGTGACTCTTTGACTGATATGGTTGATAAGAGGTCCCATATACCAAAAGCAACCGAGGACATTGTGGATCCTGTTGACAGAGAGTCTGTGTCTCCACCATCAACTCTATTGGTATGCGGAGAAAGACATGCTGAATTATTTTCCTCAATT GACGAGGATGGCTTAAAATCCTTAGATGAAGCGACAACGACACACAATAATGACCCAGTAATTGGTTTGAATGAAGCTTCTGAGGAAGAATGCAAAGACACCTGTGACAAGGAAGAAACAATCAAATTGCTGGAGGAAGAG GTTGACTTCCTCAAAGCAAGAATAGCAGAACTGGAACCAAAATGTTGTAGAAGTGATGTATTGCTTAAAG AGAATGATGGAGTGCTCACAACCGAGGCGACACAACCCATTTCTGTGATGCCACCTCCTGGGCATGATGAACCAAAGAGTTATAAACCTTATATTAAGTACAAAAAACTTGAATTCAAG GTTGACACATTCTACGCTGTCGGATCGCCCCTTGGTGTCTTCCTCGCCCTCCGTAATATTCGTATTGGAATTG GCAAAGGGCAAGCATATTGGGAAGAGGAAACCATCAGTGAAGAGATGCCAGCTTGTCGTCAAATGTTCAACATTTTTCATCCGTTTGATCCTGTTGCTTACAG AATAGAACCACTTGTATGTAAAGAGTATATCACCAAACGCCCTGTTATTATCCCTTACCATAGAGGTGGGAAGAGGTTACATATTGGGTTTCAG GAATTTACTGAAGATTTGGCTGCTCGTTCTCAGGCAATAATGAATCATCTCAAGTCTGCAAGG GTAAAAGTGTTGACAGTCTGCCAATCAAGAAATGCAGATATCCCAGAAG AAGAAGCAGAGGATGCTGAAGAAAATGTAGAAAGGTCATATGGTGAAATGATGATGGAGAGGTTGACCGGAAGTGCAGGACGGATAGATCACATGCTGCAA GATAAAACATTTGAACATCCATATTTACAAGCCCTTGGATCACATAC